The genomic segment TTCCCCCTCCTGTTGATACGCTCCTTTCAAACACTGGAAGGCcgcagtgaggtctccctggagccttctcctctccaagCTAAAGAAGCTCAATTTCCTCAACCTTTATGCATAGGGAGgttttccagccctctgatcatcttagtagccctccAAATGCTCTCATCTCCTCTGTTTATGTAATTTAAGGACTACTTCCATCCCCCAAACCCGTGGTGATCTCCCAGCTTGAAGAAGGGGAAGATCCCTGGATCCCAGATCTGCATGGCGTGGAGGATGTGACAGGAGACCTCAGCCCAGGTGAGGTggtggaggaagggaggagataGGGGTTGGCAAAAGCCAAGATCAGAGGATCAGAGAGCTCTGTCTGGGCAATATTGTGGGCACTATGGGCTGGTTGTGGATTTCCTCTGTCATCCAGCAGGTGACAGGAtcacaaaagcagcagagactCTTCAGAAGGGTGGCGTGGCCCAAAGGCAGCTGAATGCTGTCTCTGtgggaaaaaacagaaggggCGTGCAAAAGGGCCTGGAGCATGGAAAGCATCTCAAGAAGCCACTGCAAACCCATCCAGGAAATGGAGCTCGGAAGCCCCTAGATGGCAGCAAAGGTCAAAAGGAGACTAAAGAACTGACAATGAAGCAAGGCTGCCAGAAGAAATTGGAGAACCAATGTGACGAGTGtggaaaaatctttaaaagtcATTCCTATCTTCTTAAGCACCGGCGCATCCACACAGGAGACAATCCCACGTGCACTGAGTGTGGGAAGAGCTACATAAAAAGATCCAGTCTTGCTATACACCAGCGGATTCACACAGGAGAGAGACCCTACAAGTGCTTGGAGTGTGAGGAGAGCTTCAAAACGCGTTCTGAACTCAAATTTCACAAACGGACCCACAAAGGAGAGAGACCCTACAAGTGTCCTGAGTGTGAGAAGAGCTTCCTCTCAAGTTCTGGGCTCAATGTGCACAAACGGATCCACACAGGAGAGAGACCCTACAAGTGCCCTGATTGTGAGAAGAGCTTCAACACGAGTTCTGGGCTCAATGTGCACAAATGGATCCACACAGGAGAGAGACCCTACAAGTGCCCTGATTGTGGGAAGGGCTTCATAAGGATTTCTTTACTCAATTTGCACAAATGGATCCACACGGAAGAGAGACCCTACAAGTGCCCTGATTGTGAGAAGAGCTTCCACTCGAGATCTGGACTCAAATGGCACAAACAGATCCACACAGGAGAGAGACCCTACAAGTGCCCTGATTGTGAGAAGAGCTTCAAAACGAGTTCTGAACTGAAATTGCACAAACAGACCCACACAGGAGAGAGACCCTACAAGTGCGCTGATTGTGAGAAGAGCTTCCAGTCAAATTATGGACTCAATTTGCACAAATGGATCCACACAGGAGAGAGACCGTACAAGTGCCCTGATTGCGGGAAGGGCTTCATAAGGATTTCTGTACTCAATTTGCACAAACGAATCCACATGGAAGAGAGACCCTACAAGTGCCCTGAGTGTGAGAAGAGCTTCTACTCGAGTTCTGGACTCAATTTGCACAAACGGATCCACACAGGAGAGAGACCCTACAAGTGCCCTGAGTGTGAGAAGAGCTTCCACTCGAATTCTGGACTCAAATGGCACAAATGGATCCACACAGGAGAGAGACCCTACAAGTGCCCTGATTGTGGGAAGGgcttcataaatatttctctaCTCAATTTGCACAAATGGATCCACACGGAAGAGAGACCCTACAAGTGCCCTGAGTGTGGGAAGGGCTTCATAAGGAGTTCTGCACTCAATTTGCACAAACGGATCCACGCAGGAGAGAGACCCTACAAGTGCCCTGAGTGTGAGAAGACCTTCCAGTCGAATTATGGACTCAATTTGCACAAACGGATCCACACAGGAGAGAGACCCTACAAGTGCCCTGAGTGTGGGAAAGGCTTCATAAGGAGTTCTGCACTCAATGTGCACAAATGGATCCACACAGGAGAGAGACCCTACAAGTGTCCTGATTGTGGGAAGGGCTTCATAAAGATTTCTCTACTCAATTTGCACAAACAAATCCACACGGAAGAAAGACCCTACAAGTGCCCTGATTGTGGGAAGGGCTTCATAAAGATTTCTCTACTCAATTTGCACAAACAAATCCACACGGAAGAGAGACCCTACAAGTGTCCTGAGTGTGAGAAGAGCTTCTACTCGAGTTCTGGACTCAAATGGCACAAAGGGACCCACACAGGAGAGAGACCCTACAAGTGCCCTGATTGTGAGAAGACCTTCCAGTCGAATTATCGGCTGAAATTGCACAAACGGATCCACACAGGAGAGAGACCCTACAAGTGCCCTGAGTGTGGGAAGGGCTTCGTAAGGAGTTCTGAACTCAATCTGCACAAACGGATCCACACAGGAGAGAGACCCTACAAGTGCCCTGAGTGTGAGAAGACCTTCCAGTCGAATTATCGGCTGAAATTACACAAACGGATCCACACAGGAGAGAGACCCTACAAGTGCCCTGAGTGTGGGAAGGGCTTCCAGTCGAGATATAGACTCAAATTGCACAAACGGACCCACACAGGAGAGAGACCCTACAAGTGTCCTGACTGTGCAAAGGCCTTCAAGAGCAATTCTGAACTTAGATCACACAAGTGCATCCACAAAGGAGACAAGCTGTAGCAGTGCCCTGAGTGTGGGAGGAGATTCCACCAGAGCTCAAACATGGTCACCTAATTCtaaatgcacacaaatatatttatatgtctTACAAATACCATGAGCAGAGGAAGAGCCTTGTGGCAAACTCATCTTCAAACCCTCCTGCAGATCAGACTCCCTCCCCCGAAACTTGAAGCCGAGGTTTAGCCCCATGCAGACAGCAGGGAGCACTAGGTGTAAGAGTAAGATGTTTTCCCAGGCTGTGTTCCCTGGGAGATATCACTGAGAGCCCATCAGGGAATGGTGCATATGgctgagagcagagagagaaaccCTGTCCCTAGTGTGGGCATCCAACGATGGCTGTTGGACAGATCCAatcccctcttcccttccttgttCTGTTTATCACTGCATAAAATATTCTCTGGGATTCCTGATTTTCACGtcaccttttttcccctcaccttTAAGGGACTTGCTGCCCAATGGTTTGGTAACAGCAGTAAATACCAAGTCCCAGAAGCCGTGACAGAGACATTTAAATTCCTACCGGGAAACCCAGCATAAAAACCCCACAAAGAGCAAACTTCCATCCTTGAGCCTTGAAGCCGTGGTTTATCCTGGTGCAGACAAAAGAGAGCTCTGGGTGTCAAGATATTTGCTGGTGCCTTTCTTGGGAGATATTGCTGTGAGTCCAGCAAGGAATGATGCATTTGCTCCATCTTCTTTGAGCAGCTTAGCAGATTCCCCAGTGCCTTCACCCCCTCTGGGATGCAAAGGGTGTAGGGATGCTGATAGAAGagtctggaaaggaaaagggaaacaggAAAAGCCAGCTGATGCTCTGTGCTGTCCTCTACGCTTGTAGCCGGGCTCATGTTTTGGCAGTGGCCAGCTCACTGCTCCTCCCACAAGAGCCCATGGGGACCAGCTGGCCAGCTGCAAGTGAACCTTTGGGAGATGTCAAGGAGATGTTAGGAGAGCTAAGAAGTCAGAGCAGTGCTGGGTAAGGAGTCCAGAGTTTTGGAGATGCTCATCCCAAAGCAAGGCAGGCAACACTTCCAATCTCCACCTGAGTAAGCAGCATCCTGCCAAGATTCACAAATGACACAtcaaggcacagaaaaaaagtcacaattCCCACACCTCTGCATAAGGAAATGCTCCCAGTTTCACTTTGGCTCACTTGGACAAGGCAGACCCCATTTTGGCTTGTGACCGGCATGCCTTGGAGCTTTCCCATCCTTTGGCTGGAGCATATCACCCTTCCTGGCCTTAGGTTGTGGTGGGTGTTCTGGGACAAATATATCCTGTTCTTGCTTTGTCCCCGGTGTGGGAATTACCCATATTGCTCCCCCTTTGGGGGAGCAATAATTCCCACACCGGGGACAAAGCAATGTCCGGGGACAAAAGCAATATGGCTCCCCAAATTGCTCCCCAATTACCCATATTGCTCCTCCTGTGTGGGGGCCTTTCCTTTGTCTCTGCCCAGAGCTGCTATCAAAGTTGAAAAACTGGAGATGGGGTGCCAAGTGACCACCCAAAGGAGagtgcagagctggctgtggtGAAGCCACTGGAAGCCCTTGGGATGTTGGTAGGTGGATCAGAAGCACATTTCTCCCAGGGATGTGTATGAGGAAAGTCACCCAGGAAAGTGACTCTTCACTCAGCCCAGGAAAGTCACCTCTGGATAAACCCCTGGATAAACCCATCTGCTGTGGGTGAGTGCATGAAGATCCAAAAGAAAACTTGGCTGgaaagtgtcctggtttcagttaggacagagttaattttcttcctagtagctggtagaatgctatgttttggcttaggatgagaagagtgctgataacaccccgatgttttaattgttgcagagcagttctTACACCAAaccaaggacgtctcagcttcttgctctgtcctgccaacgggcaagagctgtgaggggacagacccaggggaggtgacccaaactagccaaagaggtattccataccatctgacatcatgctaaacaatatataggggtggctagccggggaaGGGtggccggactgctcggggttaggctgggcatcagccagcaggtggtgagcaattgcattgtgcatcacttgtttgtacacattattagtagtagtactattattatcattgttgttattatttttattgttattattattttcctgtcttaataaactgtctttatcacAACTCACGggttttactttctcttttctctcccccatcccagagagggaggggggagggtgagcgaatggctgtgtggtgtttagctgccggccgggttaaagcactacagagagaaaggaagaaagcatgTCTGCAGGGATTACAGGAAGAACTTCAGCTGGAGCTCATGGAACTGACACCAGAAACAAAGCCCCCTTG from the Aythya fuligula isolate bAytFul2 chromosome 33, bAytFul2.pri, whole genome shotgun sequence genome contains:
- the LOC116500242 gene encoding zinc finger protein 493-like, with the protein product MATAHPAEEPVTFVEVAVYFSREEWELLHPAQQVLYRDVMLETYESITSLGLLPSPKPVVISQLEEGEDPWIPDLHGVEDVTGDLSPGDRITKAAETLQKGGVAQRQLNAVSVGKNRRGVQKGLEHGKHLKKPLQTHPGNGARKPLDGSKGQKETKELTMKQGCQKKLENQCDECGKIFKSHSYLLKHRRIHTGDNPTCTECGKSYIKRSSLAIHQRIHTGERPYKCLECEESFKTRSELKFHKRTHKGERPYKCPECEKSFLSSSGLNVHKRIHTGERPYKCPDCEKSFNTSSGLNVHKWIHTGERPYKCPDCGKGFIRISLLNLHKWIHTEERPYKCPDCEKSFHSRSGLKWHKQIHTGERPYKCPDCEKSFKTSSELKLHKQTHTGERPYKCADCEKSFQSNYGLNLHKWIHTGERPYKCPDCGKGFIRISVLNLHKRIHMEERPYKCPECEKSFYSSSGLNLHKRIHTGERPYKCPECEKSFHSNSGLKWHKWIHTGERPYKCPDCGKGFINISLLNLHKWIHTEERPYKCPECGKGFIRSSALNLHKRIHAGERPYKCPECEKTFQSNYGLNLHKRIHTGERPYKCPECGKGFIRSSALNVHKWIHTGERPYKCPDCGKGFIKISLLNLHKQIHTEERPYKCPDCGKGFIKISLLNLHKQIHTEERPYKCPECEKSFYSSSGLKWHKGTHTGERPYKCPDCEKTFQSNYRLKLHKRIHTGERPYKCPECGKGFVRSSELNLHKRIHTGERPYKCPECEKTFQSNYRLKLHKRIHTGERPYKCPECGKGFQSRYRLKLHKRTHTGERPYKCPDCAKAFKSNSELRSHKCIHKGDKL